Proteins encoded within one genomic window of Clupea harengus chromosome 10, Ch_v2.0.2, whole genome shotgun sequence:
- the LOC116222140 gene encoding angiotensin-converting enzyme 2-like: protein MWLKPLLVVALAGIYAQAKEEGNGQNYGKVEEETRWSSKVVDSPDAFKVRLSLKAAMGDEAYAWNENELYLFKATTAYSMRQYYVAEKGQQVNFTSGNVVTSKETQRISFIFYVTDPRAPATIIPKAEVEAAVRLSRGRINSAFLLSDDTLEFVGLLATLPPPSEPGVQVWLIVFGVVMSLVAGMGVFLIVSGFRDRKRKSKLDDDEEKPVEETENEGETNLGLEEDDDGRTKL, encoded by the exons ATGTGGTTGAAACCTCTGCTTGTCGTGGCGCTAGCTGGAATATACGCCCAGGCCAAAGAAGAAGGAAACGGGCAGAACTATGGGAAAGTGGAGGAGGAAACCAGATGGAGTTCCAAAGTTGTTG ATTCGCCCGATGCGTTTAAAGTGCGACTGAGCCTGAAAGCTGCAATGGGAGACGAGGCT TATGCCTGGAATGAGAATGAATTGTACCTGTTTAAGGCGACCACGGCTTATTCTATGCGCCAGTACTATGTCGCGGAGAAGGGACAACAGGTGAACTTCAC GTCGGGAAATGTTGTGACATCCAAAGAGACTCAGAGGATCTCCTTTATTTTCTATGTCACTGATCCCCGTGCTCCGGCAACCATCATCCCCAAAGCAGAGGTGGAGGCAGCCGTTCG GCTGTCAAGGGGCCGCATCAATAGCGCCTTCCTGCTCAGCGACGACACGCTGGAGTTTGTGGGCCTGCTGGCCACGCTGCCCCCGCCGTCGGAGCCCGGCGTGCAGGTGTGGCTGATCGTCTTCGGGGTGGTCATGAGCCTCGTGGCGGGCATGGGAGTCTTTCTCATCGTCAGCGGGTTCCGGGATAGGAAAAG AAAATCAAAACTGGACGATGATGAAGAAAAACCTGTTGAAGAAACTGAGAATGAAGGGGAGACTAATTTAGGTCTTGAGGAAGATGATGACGGAAGGACAAAACTCTAA